A section of the Methanococcus vannielii SB genome encodes:
- a CDS encoding phosphoribosylformylglycinamidine synthase subunit PurL — protein sequence MQIESTKKGQKTFRIAIDTKEKSSEAVNIEKKLLGLGYNVSIDVSRIYTLDYDFSSEEIQMIANSLYNPVIEFSRVNTPFNKKFDFALELGFLPGVTDNVANTTTEIINDLLKIDIGLSKVFSSKTVYITGNLKKLTYEDVEKLAKELINVLIERYHIKTYDEYVKNNGMEFIVPKVHLTAKPKVIEVNLNVSDEELIEIGKKGILDPDTLERRGPLALDIEYLTAIKDYFKKEGRNPNDIEIEAIAQTWSEHCKHTIFASEIDEDVKEGIFKKYIRNATNEIRKELGERDFCISVFSDNSGGIIFDENWMVTDKAETHNSPSALDPFGGAITGIVGVNRDTMGFGLGALPIANKYGFCVGRPEDRNIVYRGKNKSNPALLPKKILEGVVHGVNVGGNHSGIPTPTGFVYFDDSYKGKPLVFVGTIGLIPRKLPNGALSHEKQAQKGDNIVVIGGRVGKDGIHGATFSSEAMDEGSPATAVQIGDPITQKKASDAIIKEARDLGLYNSITDNGAGGISCSVAEMAKECGGFVVELEKVPLKYPGLEPWEIWISESQERITLSVPDEKLNEFMELMKIRGVESVVIGKFNETDRAVVKYNNKTIMDLDMEFLHEGLPKKKLHTIPYLYNKEEPEINIINHLEIFEKILGNHNNCSFEYISKQYDHEVQNNSVVKPLQGIGRVNGTASVIKPVLTSKKGLVMSQSLYPRLSEINCYDMAACAIDTAIRNCVAVGGNINHLAIMDNFCWCSSDEPERLFQLKETARACYDYAKIYLTPFISGKDSMFNDFKGFDENNNPIKISALPTLMISALSVIDDVENTNTMEFKLVGDSIYIIGKTYDECGGSEFYHAFSKLGSKSPKVDAKYARKLYERIYELSNNKILSSCASVTLGGILITLSKMAIAGKLGAVIDSAVIPNESLSLEKILYSETQSRFIVTVAPENEKEFEKLMEEFEIQKIGKVTEKDFVVKHKNEIIINTSLERMEEVYKKRFKDF from the coding sequence ATGCAGATTGAAAGTACTAAAAAAGGACAGAAAACATTTAGAATCGCAATCGATACGAAAGAAAAAAGTTCTGAAGCAGTGAATATTGAAAAAAAGCTTTTAGGACTTGGATACAACGTATCTATTGATGTAAGTAGAATTTATACGCTAGATTACGATTTTTCAAGTGAAGAAATTCAAATGATTGCAAATTCCCTTTATAATCCAGTTATAGAATTTTCAAGAGTAAATACGCCATTTAATAAAAAGTTTGATTTTGCACTTGAATTAGGGTTTTTACCAGGCGTTACAGATAATGTTGCAAATACAACTACTGAAATAATTAACGACCTTTTAAAAATCGATATAGGGCTTAGTAAAGTCTTTTCTTCAAAAACGGTGTATATTACTGGAAATTTAAAAAAATTAACCTATGAAGACGTTGAAAAGCTGGCTAAAGAACTAATAAACGTTTTAATCGAAAGATATCATATAAAAACCTACGATGAATATGTTAAAAATAATGGAATGGAATTTATTGTTCCAAAAGTACATTTAACAGCCAAACCAAAAGTAATTGAAGTAAATCTAAACGTTAGCGATGAAGAATTAATTGAAATAGGTAAAAAAGGAATTTTAGATCCCGATACCTTAGAAAGACGAGGGCCATTAGCACTTGACATTGAATACCTTACTGCAATTAAAGACTACTTTAAAAAAGAAGGAAGAAATCCAAATGATATTGAAATTGAAGCTATTGCTCAAACGTGGTCAGAACACTGTAAGCATACTATTTTTGCATCAGAAATTGACGAGGATGTAAAAGAAGGGATATTTAAAAAATATATCCGAAATGCCACAAATGAAATTAGAAAAGAGCTCGGTGAAAGGGATTTTTGTATATCTGTATTTTCAGATAATTCCGGTGGAATCATATTTGATGAAAATTGGATGGTAACTGACAAAGCTGAGACCCATAACAGCCCTTCTGCACTCGACCCATTTGGTGGGGCAATTACTGGAATTGTTGGGGTAAATCGTGATACGATGGGTTTTGGACTTGGCGCCCTTCCAATTGCAAATAAGTACGGTTTTTGTGTTGGAAGGCCGGAAGATAGGAATATAGTCTATAGGGGGAAAAATAAAAGCAATCCTGCATTACTTCCTAAAAAAATTCTTGAAGGAGTTGTACACGGAGTAAATGTTGGTGGAAATCATTCAGGAATTCCAACACCAACTGGTTTTGTTTATTTCGATGATTCCTACAAAGGAAAACCACTTGTTTTTGTTGGAACGATTGGATTAATCCCAAGAAAACTTCCAAATGGGGCGTTAAGTCATGAAAAACAGGCCCAGAAAGGAGATAATATCGTTGTAATTGGTGGAAGGGTTGGAAAAGACGGAATTCATGGTGCAACGTTTTCTTCGGAGGCTATGGATGAAGGAAGCCCTGCAACAGCAGTTCAGATTGGTGACCCAATAACCCAGAAAAAAGCATCTGATGCAATAATAAAAGAAGCTAGGGATTTAGGACTTTATAATAGTATTACCGATAACGGTGCAGGCGGAATTTCATGTTCTGTTGCTGAAATGGCAAAAGAATGCGGAGGATTTGTTGTAGAACTTGAAAAAGTTCCTTTAAAGTATCCGGGATTAGAACCTTGGGAAATATGGATAAGCGAATCTCAAGAAAGAATAACCCTTTCCGTTCCCGATGAAAAATTAAACGAATTCATGGAACTTATGAAAATAAGAGGCGTTGAATCTGTCGTAATTGGTAAATTTAATGAGACAGATAGGGCTGTTGTAAAATATAATAATAAAACCATAATGGATTTAGATATGGAGTTTTTACACGAAGGCCTTCCAAAGAAAAAACTTCATACAATACCTTATTTGTACAATAAAGAAGAACCAGAAATTAATATTATAAACCACTTGGAAATTTTTGAAAAAATACTTGGAAACCACAATAACTGCAGTTTTGAATATATTTCAAAACAGTACGATCATGAAGTCCAAAACAATTCCGTAGTAAAACCGCTTCAAGGAATTGGCCGGGTAAATGGAACTGCTTCAGTTATAAAACCAGTTTTAACAAGCAAAAAAGGACTTGTTATGAGTCAATCGCTCTATCCAAGGTTAAGCGAAATAAACTGCTATGATATGGCAGCTTGTGCAATCGATACTGCAATTAGAAACTGTGTTGCTGTTGGCGGAAATATAAACCACCTTGCAATAATGGACAACTTCTGCTGGTGCAGTTCTGATGAACCTGAAAGACTTTTCCAGTTAAAAGAAACTGCTAGGGCATGCTATGATTACGCAAAAATATATTTAACACCGTTTATATCTGGAAAAGATAGTATGTTCAATGACTTTAAAGGATTTGACGAAAATAACAATCCAATAAAAATTTCTGCACTTCCAACACTCATGATTTCTGCACTTTCAGTAATAGATGATGTGGAAAACACCAATACAATGGAGTTTAAATTAGTTGGTGATTCAATTTATATAATCGGTAAAACTTACGACGAATGCGGGGGAAGCGAGTTTTACCATGCATTTTCAAAACTCGGTTCAAAATCTCCAAAAGTAGATGCTAAATATGCAAGAAAACTCTATGAAAGGATTTACGAGTTAAGTAATAATAAGATTTTAAGTTCATGTGCGTCAGTTACGTTAGGAGGCATATTAATTACTCTTTCAAAAATGGCAATTGCTGGAAAACTTGGTGCGGTTATTGATTCTGCAGTTATTCCAAATGAGTCTTTATCCTTAGAAAAAATACTCTATTCAGAAACTCAGTCAAGATTTATCGTGACTGTCGCACCTGAAAACGAAAAAGAATTTGAAAAATTAATGGAAGAATTTGAAATTCAAAAAATAGGCAAGGTTACTGAAAAAGACTTCGTAGTTAAACATAAAAACGAAATAATAATAAATACGAGCCTTGAAAGAATGGAAGAAGTATATAAAAAGAGATTTAAGGACTTTTAA
- the ribC gene encoding riboflavin synthase — protein sequence MAIKVGIVDTTFARVDMASAAIKKLNELTSKIEIIRYTVPGMKDLPVACKKLMDERGCEITMALGMPGGKDKDKVCAHEASQGLMVAQLLTNKHIIEVFVHEDEAKDGKELDWLAKKRAEEHAENVYYILFKPEFLQKNAGKGLRQGFEDAGAAKK from the coding sequence ATGGCTATCAAAGTTGGTATTGTAGATACTACGTTTGCAAGGGTAGATATGGCCTCTGCTGCGATAAAAAAGTTAAATGAACTTACTTCAAAAATAGAAATAATAAGATATACGGTTCCAGGAATGAAGGATTTACCCGTAGCTTGTAAAAAATTAATGGACGAAAGAGGCTGCGAAATTACAATGGCACTTGGAATGCCCGGTGGAAAAGATAAAGATAAAGTTTGTGCGCATGAGGCATCGCAAGGACTCATGGTAGCCCAACTGCTTACAAATAAGCACATTATAGAAGTATTTGTCCATGAAGACGAAGCAAAAGATGGAAAAGAACTGGACTGGCTTGCAAAAAAGCGGGCAGAAGAGCATGCCGAAAATGTATATTATATACTATTTAAACCGGAATTTTTACAGAAAAATGCTGGAAAAGGCTTAAGACAGGGTTTTGAGGATGCAGGCGCCGCAAAAAAATAA
- the purQ gene encoding phosphoribosylformylglycinamidine synthase I, translating to MVPKVLIMSGYGINCEAETAHAFQLAGAKTDIVHINDLIAGKKKMKDYEIIMFPGGFSYGDDTGSGNAFANKIKNNLFEDLKEFIDSGKLILGICNGFQVMTNLGLFKIPDKNYGDRISALQSNLNNRYECRWVHIKENNSICIFTKGIDVLHVPIAHGEGRFYCDIETFEKLKENNQIVFTYCNESGDFANLEYPLNPNGALYDIAGICDETGRIFGLMPHPERALYSTNEPEFHLKREIAKRNGEMLSKFIECNMQIFKNAVNYFKK from the coding sequence GTGGTTCCAAAAGTACTTATAATGTCTGGATACGGCATAAACTGCGAAGCAGAAACTGCACATGCATTTCAATTGGCAGGTGCAAAAACAGATATTGTGCATATTAACGATTTAATAGCCGGAAAAAAGAAAATGAAAGATTATGAAATAATAATGTTTCCAGGCGGATTTTCATACGGGGATGATACCGGTTCAGGAAATGCATTTGCGAACAAAATTAAAAATAACTTGTTTGAAGACCTGAAAGAATTTATTGACTCTGGAAAACTCATTCTTGGTATTTGTAACGGTTTTCAGGTTATGACTAATCTAGGTTTGTTTAAAATACCTGACAAAAATTATGGAGATAGGATTTCTGCACTTCAATCAAATTTAAATAATAGATATGAATGTAGATGGGTTCATATTAAAGAAAATAACTCCATATGTATATTTACAAAGGGTATCGATGTTCTCCATGTCCCAATAGCTCACGGTGAAGGTAGATTTTATTGTGATATTGAAACATTTGAAAAGTTAAAGGAAAATAACCAAATTGTATTTACTTACTGTAACGAATCAGGAGATTTTGCAAATTTAGAGTACCCTTTAAATCCAAATGGTGCACTTTATGATATTGCGGGAATTTGTGATGAAACTGGGCGAATATTTGGATTAATGCCACACCCTGAAAGAGCATTATATTCAACTAATGAACCTGAATTCCACCTTAAACGTGAAATTGCAAAAAGAAATGGTGAAATGCTTTCAAAATTTATTGAATGCAATATGCAAATATTTAAAAATGCTGTAAATTACTTTAAAAAGTAA
- a CDS encoding CDC48 family AAA ATPase: protein MVDLMVAEAYQGDVGKGIVRIDPLTMEKLSLKPGDAIEISGKEKTYATVWRGYIEDQGKGIIRMDGILRQNTKAGIGDKVKITVVEVKEAKKITLAPMQAVRFSTGFESYVGSRLVEQVVDKGSKVVIGVLGTAFPFIVTGTTPKGPVKINEYTQIELKTEPVTELKETKVPNVTYEDIGGLKEEVKKIREMVELPMRYPELFDKLGIEPPKGVLLAGPPGTGKTLLAKAVANEAGANFYTINGPEIMSKYVGETEENLRKIFEEAEENSPSIIFIDEIDAVAPKRDEASGEVERRMVAQLLTLLDGLESRGQVVILAATNRPDSIDMALRRPGRLDRELTIGIPDRTARKEILQIHTRNMPLQPDYEKNNVISVLNELIGELDRNKIEEVVKKVENSAKEELIEKILKENDLEDKVKLKLNQMMIKELADKTHGFAGADLAALSKEAAMKTLRRILPDIDLEKEEIPREVLDKIKVTRDDFFGGLKEVEPSALREVLVEVPNVRWNDIGGLEEIKQDLKEAVEWPIKNREIFERMGIRPPKGVLLFGPPGTGKTLLAKAVANESEANFISVKGPEIFSKWVGESEKAIREIFRKARQAAPTVVFFDEIDSVAPKRGMDFGSSGVTEKVVNQLLTELDGLEEPKDVVIIAATNRPDILDQALLRPGRLDRIVLVQVPDENARYEIFKVHAKSMPLSKDVDLKALATETKGYTGADIEAVCREAAMIALREDINSKEVFLKHFKGALNRIAPSVKDDDMDAYKDLAREYGRSIESEKDENKE, encoded by the coding sequence ATGGTAGATTTAATGGTTGCTGAAGCTTATCAAGGCGATGTAGGAAAAGGAATCGTAAGAATTGACCCATTAACAATGGAAAAGTTATCTTTAAAGCCCGGTGATGCAATAGAAATTTCTGGAAAAGAAAAAACCTATGCAACAGTCTGGAGAGGATACATTGAAGACCAAGGAAAGGGTATAATAAGGATGGATGGTATTTTAAGACAGAATACCAAAGCAGGAATCGGCGATAAGGTAAAAATTACTGTAGTAGAAGTAAAAGAAGCTAAAAAAATAACTTTAGCTCCAATGCAGGCCGTAAGATTTAGTACTGGCTTTGAAAGTTACGTTGGAAGTAGGCTAGTTGAACAAGTTGTAGATAAAGGTTCAAAAGTAGTAATAGGGGTACTTGGAACAGCGTTCCCTTTCATTGTAACGGGCACTACGCCAAAAGGGCCGGTAAAAATTAACGAATACACCCAAATTGAACTTAAAACCGAACCTGTTACTGAATTAAAAGAAACTAAAGTTCCAAATGTAACATATGAAGATATCGGTGGATTAAAAGAAGAAGTTAAAAAAATCAGGGAAATGGTTGAACTTCCAATGCGGTACCCTGAATTATTTGATAAACTTGGAATCGAACCTCCAAAAGGAGTTTTACTTGCAGGGCCCCCTGGAACTGGAAAAACACTACTTGCAAAAGCAGTTGCAAATGAAGCTGGTGCTAATTTCTACACTATTAACGGCCCAGAAATCATGAGTAAGTACGTTGGAGAAACTGAAGAAAACTTAAGAAAGATATTTGAAGAAGCAGAAGAAAACTCGCCTTCAATAATATTTATCGATGAAATCGATGCAGTTGCACCAAAAAGAGATGAAGCAAGCGGTGAAGTTGAAAGAAGAATGGTTGCACAGCTTTTAACATTATTAGATGGTCTTGAAAGTAGGGGCCAGGTTGTAATCCTTGCTGCAACTAATAGACCTGATTCAATAGATATGGCGCTTAGAAGACCTGGAAGGCTTGACCGTGAGCTTACAATAGGTATTCCTGATAGAACTGCAAGAAAAGAAATTCTTCAAATTCATACAAGAAATATGCCTCTTCAACCAGATTATGAAAAAAATAATGTTATTTCAGTATTAAATGAACTCATTGGTGAATTAGATAGAAATAAAATTGAAGAAGTAGTTAAAAAAGTTGAAAATTCTGCCAAAGAAGAACTGATTGAAAAAATACTTAAAGAAAACGATTTGGAAGATAAGGTAAAGTTAAAACTTAACCAAATGATGATAAAGGAACTTGCAGATAAAACACATGGTTTTGCAGGGGCTGACTTAGCAGCACTTTCAAAAGAAGCTGCGATGAAAACATTGCGAAGAATTTTACCAGATATAGACCTTGAAAAGGAAGAAATTCCAAGAGAGGTTCTTGACAAAATTAAAGTTACAAGAGACGACTTTTTTGGCGGATTGAAAGAAGTTGAACCATCTGCATTAAGAGAAGTACTTGTAGAAGTTCCAAACGTAAGGTGGAATGATATAGGTGGCCTTGAAGAAATAAAGCAAGATTTAAAAGAAGCTGTTGAATGGCCAATTAAAAATAGAGAAATATTTGAACGAATGGGCATAAGGCCTCCAAAAGGCGTTTTATTATTTGGGCCACCTGGAACTGGAAAAACACTACTTGCAAAAGCAGTTGCAAATGAAAGCGAAGCAAACTTTATAAGTGTCAAAGGCCCTGAAATTTTCAGTAAGTGGGTTGGAGAAAGTGAAAAGGCAATTCGTGAAATATTTAGAAAGGCACGGCAGGCTGCTCCAACAGTAGTATTCTTTGATGAAATCGATTCTGTTGCCCCAAAAAGAGGAATGGACTTTGGAAGTAGTGGAGTTACTGAAAAGGTCGTAAATCAGCTTTTAACCGAACTTGATGGCCTTGAAGAACCAAAAGATGTCGTGATAATTGCTGCAACAAATAGGCCCGATATTTTAGACCAAGCTTTATTAAGACCTGGAAGACTTGATAGGATAGTTTTAGTTCAAGTGCCTGATGAAAATGCAAGGTATGAAATATTCAAAGTACATGCAAAATCAATGCCTCTTTCAAAAGATGTTGATTTAAAAGCGCTTGCAACCGAAACTAAAGGATATACCGGTGCGGATATTGAAGCAGTATGTAGGGAAGCTGCAATGATTGCACTTAGGGAAGACATTAATTCAAAAGAAGTATTTTTAAAGCACTTTAAAGGTGCATTAAATAGAATTGCACCATCTGTAAAGGATGATGACATGGACGCATATAAAGACCTTGCAAGAGAATACGGAAGAAGCATTGAAAGTGAAAAAGACGAAAATAAAGAATAA